In the genome of Mycteria americana isolate JAX WOST 10 ecotype Jacksonville Zoo and Gardens chromosome 7, USCA_MyAme_1.0, whole genome shotgun sequence, one region contains:
- the ADIPOQ gene encoding adiponectin — MMRGPAGFLLCLLLLMAPHCTEVAAQEVQTDPKMPCANWMGGAPGYPGHNGLPGRDGKDGKDGQKGEKGEEGLQGPKGDQGEIGVLGREGPRGFPGYPGQKGEKGEGAFVYRSAFSVGLTERAPHPNVPIRFSKIFYNEQSHYDASTGKFLCNIPGMYYFAYHLTVYLTDVKVSLYKKDKAVIFTYDQFQKNNVDQASGSVLLHLSAGDEVWLQVYGEGDNNGVYADNINDSTFMGFLLYPDLDVH, encoded by the exons ATGATGAGGGGCCCAGCAGGCTTCCTcctttgcttgctgctgctgaTGGCCCCCCATTGCACAGAGGTGGCCGCCCAGGAGGTCCAGACCGACCCCAAAATGCCATGTGCCAACTGGATGGGAGGAGCGCCCGGCTACCCCGGCCACAATGGGCTCCCAGGCCGGGACgggaaagatggaaaagatggacaaaagggagagaaaggagaggaag GTTTGCAAGGCCCCAAAGGTGACCAAGGCGAAATAGGAGTCCTGGGGCGGGAAGGGCCGAGAGGATTTCCTGGCTACCCAGGGCAGAAGGGGGAGAAGGGCGAAGGCGCCTTCGTCTACCGCTCTGCCTTCAGCGTGGGGCTGACGGAGCGAGCCCCCCACCCCAACGTCCCCATCCGCTTCAGCAAGATCTTCTACAATGAGCAGAGCCACTATGACGCCAGCACCGGCAAGTTCCTCTGCAACATCCCCGGCATGTACTACTTCGCCTACCACCTGACAGTCTACCTGACAGATGTCAAGGTCAGCCTCTACAAGAAGGACAAGGCAGTGATCTTCACCTACGACCAGTTCCAGAAGAATAACGTTGACCAAGCGAGTGGCTCCGTCTTGCTGCACCTCAGCGCTGGAGATGAGGTCTGGCTTCAGGTGTACGGGGAAGGGGACAACAATGGCGTCTATGCTGACAACATCAACGATTCCACTTTCATGGGCTTCCTCCTGTACCCAGACCTGGACGTCCATTAA
- the COPS9 gene encoding COP9 signalosome complex subunit 9 — MKPAVDEMFPEGAGPYVDLDEAGGSTGLLMDLAANEKAVHADFFNDFEDLFDDDDIQ, encoded by the exons ATGAAGCCGGCGGTGGACGAGATGTTTCCTGAGGGAGCTGGTCCTTACGTGGATCTCGATGAG GCAGGGGGAAGCACGGGGCTGCTGATGGACCTGGCCGCCAACGAGAAAGCGGTGCACGCTGACTTCTTTAATG ATTTTGAAGATCTCTTTGATGATGATGACATCCAGTGA